TATTAAAATTAAAATTAGTTACAACAATTGAACTAGGAGCATCATCACTTTTAATATTACAATAGGCTAAAGATTCCCAATCATCAATAGCTAAATTATCTAAATCTTGCCATCTTGATGAATTATTAACTTGAACCTGATTAAAGTTTTTAGGATATCTCATTTGAATAGAAATAGGATGACCTCCTATAGATTAAGTACGAATTTATCTTGATATTTATAGAAAACATATATTCCAATAAGTAATGATGCAATTGATGTAATTATCAAATAAAGCAGCGGTCCAGTTGTAGGGAAAATACCTCCCAATACAATATCCCTAACTGATGAAACACCAGCATATAATGGATTTATTGTAAATGCAAACATGAATTGTTGAGGAATAATCTCAATTGGATAGAATAATGGAGTCATAAATGAAAGCAACATTATAAGAACCCCATATAAATACTTTATATCTGTAAAGAAAGTTGTAGCAGTAGCTAATATTAAACCAACTCCAGTTGTTAATACCAATATAAAGAACAATGGAATTGGGAAATAGATAAGTGCTGGATAAAATGGTGCACCAGTAGCTATCATAACCACAACAAGAACTATTAATGATATTAAGAAATTAATAAACTCCGAACATATTATTCCAATTGCAAACATATATTTTGGAACATAAATTTTTTTAATAATTTCAGAATTCCCCTTAATGGAATCCATAGCTCCTTGGGTCGCATTTGCAAATAAATCAAATACTAATTTACCGCTTAAAAGATAAACAGGGAAATTTTCAATAGATCCTGCAAAAATTAATGAAAATACCATAGTAAGTACAATCATAGATAATAAAGGATTTAAAAAACTCCAAAATAATCCTAAAGTGGAGTCTTTATATTTTCCACTAATATTCCTTTTTATAAGTTCTGTTAGTAAAAAGGTATATTTAGAAAAATTTTGTACAATATGATTATTTTCAAACATAATTCGACCAACAAAATAACTACTTAAATTAATGAATAACTATATCTTAAAAATCTATTATAAAAATATTGTTTAATGTTTAAAAATACTTTTTATTTTTGATTTGAACTCCCTAACTTTCTTAATTCTTATAATGTTTCTGAGAATTTTTTTATAATCATCATTTAAAATGGGTTTAGTTAAAGAAGACAGCTGTTTTTCATTGAAATTTGGTGTTATTTGAATCTGTTTTTTAAATAAAGGATTAATATACTTAATTAATTCAAGTTTATCATTATTAGATATATTACTGCTTCCTAAACTTAAAATCCAGTAAATAAAATGCCTTCTAAAAATATTTGAGAAATATATTTCCTTATTTAATTCAATTAAAAGTTTATCAATCTTATAATAACCTTTAATCATATTTTCAAATGTTTCTCTCTTTCTTAAATGAATTGTGGACTTATCATCCCATGAATCACGTATCCTGTAGTTGTAACTATAGAAATCATCCAAATATATAATTTTATCAGCTAAAAACAAAATATGAATATAGAATTCAAGGTCTTCTGCAAGCATTCCCTCAAGAAAACGAATATTATTTTTTATAAGAAATTCTTTTCTAAATAATTTAGTCCAAATTGAAGGACCAATCTCAAATAATCTTAAATCATCAGATATGTTACTAACTTCTGCCCTTCCACCATCAAATATTGTTTCTTCCTCAATTTTTATATCATCATAAACTCGATAGTAATTGGAAATAACTACATCAGCATTTTCATATTTTATTTCATTGTACATTATTTCAAAGGCATTTTCTTCATAGGTATCATCATGATCTGCAAAAATAACACACTCACCCTGAGCCAAATCCAAACCAACATTACGCCCAGTACCCGGAAAACCAGAATTAACATCCAAAAAAACAGAAGAAACATTACTATAACAAGAATCAAGCTCCTCCAATAAATCTAAAGTATAATCATCACTAGAAGCATCATCAACAAAAATAACCTCAATATTCTCAAAACCAATAGTCTGACACATAAAAGACTCAAAAGTCTCAACCAAAAAATCCCCAGTATTAAACGTAGGAACAACAACAGATATCTTATATTGTGACATGTTTTACCTTTTAAATTTATTTAACAGTCTTTTAATGCGGCTTTTTCCAGTTTTATCATTAATATTTTCTTGAATATTTTCAAGATAATTACTTTCATCTACAGCTTTTTCAAACTCTCTATTTATAATATGATTAACTAATTTTTTATATTTTCCTTTAAAAAATGGGTCTTCCACATAAAAATTATCAAATATATTATATGATTTCCTAAATAAAATTAATTTATCACTATTTGATAACTTACTTAATACAATCGTATATAGCCAAGAGGTTAAATGAGATTTAAAAATTTTTTTACCATAACTAACCTTATTTTCATCATTGAGCAATTTATCAATTTCATAATAACCATTTAACATTGCTTCAATGTATTTTCTATTTCTAACATGAATTGTAGATTTATCTTTCCCTGAATCCCTAATTTTATAATTATATCCGTAAAAATCATTTAAATAGACGATTCCAGATGCTTTAAAAGAAGCATTAATTGCTAAATGAACATCTTCAGCCAACATTCCCTCAATAAAATTAATCTTATTCTTTTGAAGAAATTCTCTCCTAAACATTCTTGTCCAAATTGCTGCAGGAATTCTTAATAAATCAGGCTCTTCCTTAAAAGAATTAACATTAATTTTCCCACTATCTCCAAATATTGATTTAAATGGAACAGTTCTGTCTGGGAATACTTGATTAAAGTTACAAATCACCATATCTGCATTTTCACTAGCTATTTCATCATACATTATTTCAAAGGCGTTTTCTTCATAGGTATCATCATGATCTGCAAAAATAACACACTCACCCTGAGCCAAATCCAAACCAACATTACGCCCAGTACCCGGAAAACCAGAATTAACATCCAAAAAAACAGAAGAAACATTACTATAACAAGAATCAAGCTC
This region of Methanobrevibacter woesei genomic DNA includes:
- a CDS encoding ABC transporter permease encodes the protein MFENNHIVQNFSKYTFLLTELIKRNISGKYKDSTLGLFWSFLNPLLSMIVLTMVFSLIFAGSIENFPVYLLSGKLVFDLFANATQGAMDSIKGNSEIIKKIYVPKYMFAIGIICSEFINFLISLIVLVVVMIATGAPFYPALIYFPIPLFFILVLTTGVGLILATATTFFTDIKYLYGVLIMLLSFMTPLFYPIEIIPQQFMFAFTINPLYAGVSSVRDIVLGGIFPTTGPLLYLIITSIASLLIGIYVFYKYQDKFVLNL
- a CDS encoding glycosyltransferase family 2 protein; this translates as MSQYKISVVVPTFNTGDFLVETFESFMCQTIGFENIEVIFVDDASSDDYTLDLLEELDSCYSNVSSVFLDVNSGFPGTGRNVGLDLAQGECVIFADHDDTYEENAFEIMYNEIKYENADVVISNYYRVYDDIKIEEETIFDGGRAEVSNISDDLRLFEIGPSIWTKLFRKEFLIKNNIRFLEGMLAEDLEFYIHILFLADKIIYLDDFYSYNYRIRDSWDDKSTIHLRKRETFENMIKGYYKIDKLLIELNKEIYFSNIFRRHFIYWILSLGSSNISNNDKLELIKYINPLFKKQIQITPNFNEKQLSSLTKPILNDDYKKILRNIIRIKKVREFKSKIKSIFKH
- a CDS encoding glycosyltransferase family 2 protein, with product ELDSCYSNVSSVFLDVNSGFPGTGRNVGLDLAQGECVIFADHDDTYEENAFEIMYDEIASENADMVICNFNQVFPDRTVPFKSIFGDSGKINVNSFKEEPDLLRIPAAIWTRMFRREFLQKNKINFIEGMLAEDVHLAINASFKASGIVYLNDFYGYNYKIRDSGKDKSTIHVRNRKYIEAMLNGYYEIDKLLNDENKVSYGKKIFKSHLTSWLYTIVLSKLSNSDKLILFRKSYNIFDNFYVEDPFFKGKYKKLVNHIINREFEKAVDESNYLENIQENINDKTGKSRIKRLLNKFKR